The following proteins are encoded in a genomic region of Sparus aurata chromosome 11, fSpaAur1.1, whole genome shotgun sequence:
- the LOC115591162 gene encoding uncharacterized protein LOC115591162 gives MLLSKKKKKKKKKKKRGQETVKECCSVKKTTCSMHEDALIRQRPVEIWVAAHVGKSSCTSPKRSVELQQKVKHDVTKDISMSWLKNNLSLSWTAVEEYPALAEVWFRHLEHPTDSWETRMTNTTHEPSKWSVIVVNLLKFTPYQVQIRQRSSHVRNPLWSDWSPVVTVPAELEQKPEVSMTTRLLNDTRKVTLTWKPMPHAAAVTGVTYKVMNTQSSQRCPCVVKRPDTKSSEHQTYVSYAAANISVMAMNAAVPAQPAADLKIIFRFIL, from the exons GGAAACTGTCAAAGAATGCTGCAGCGTTAAGAAGACCACATGTTCGATGCATGAGGATGCTCTTATCAGACAGCGACCAGTCGAAATTTGGGTGGCAGCTCACGTTGGGAAATCCAGCTGCACGTCACCCAAGAGGTCTGTGGAACTACAGCAAAAAG TAAAGCATGACGTAACAAAAGACATCTCTATGTCCTGGTTAAAAAACAACCTCAGTTTGAGTTGGACAGCAGTGGAGGAGTATCCAGCTTTAGCCGAGGTCTGGTTCAGACATCTTGAGCACCCGACCGATTCCTGGGAGACA AGAATGACAAATACCACACATGAGCCCTCTAAAT GGTCGGTCATTGTTGTGAATCTGTTGAAGTTTACACCTTACCAGGTTCAGATCAGACAGAGGTCCAGTCACGTCCGTAATCCCCTGTGGAGCGACTGGTCTCCAGTTGTGACGGTTCCTGCAG AGCTGGAACAAAAGCCAGAAGTCTCCATGACAACAAGACTTCTAAACGACACTCGAAAGGTGACTCTAACGTGGAAG CCGATGCCACATGCAGCAGCAGTCACTGGAGTGACGTACAAAGTGATGAACACACAGTCATCTCAAAGATGTCCCTGTGTGGTAAAGAGACCCGACACCAAATCAAGTGAACACCAAACTTATGTCTCGTACGCTGCAGCCAACATCTCTGTAATGGCCATGAACGCAGCAGTCCCGGCCCAACCTGCTGCAGATTTAAAAA tcatttttagGTTCATACTTTAA